In Pirellulales bacterium, one genomic interval encodes:
- a CDS encoding DUF6444 domain-containing protein, which translates to MTQPADKPCPNCEVLQRRVEGLEQRLAVLEAELAKANKNSANSSKPPSSDLIKPPRPAAASGGKRKRGAQPGHPRHERIPFAPDEIDHTFDYCLTHCPDCGGELQSRKVEPRVVQQVEIVATPIEISEHRGHAGFCPCCQKVHYAEIPTAIR; encoded by the coding sequence ATGACGCAGCCCGCCGACAAGCCGTGCCCGAATTGCGAAGTCCTTCAGCGACGCGTTGAAGGCCTGGAGCAACGATTGGCCGTTCTGGAAGCCGAGTTGGCCAAGGCCAACAAGAACTCGGCCAACTCCTCCAAACCGCCTTCCAGCGACTTGATCAAGCCGCCGCGTCCCGCCGCCGCCAGTGGTGGCAAACGGAAACGGGGTGCGCAGCCCGGTCATCCGCGACACGAGCGGATCCCGTTTGCTCCCGACGAAATCGACCATACGTTCGATTATTGTCTGACGCATTGCCCCGACTGCGGCGGCGAGCTCCAGTCGCGGAAGGTCGAGCCGCGCGTCGTCCAGCAGGTGGAAATCGTTGCCACGCCCATCGAGATCAGCGAACATCGTGGGCACGCCGGTTTTTGTCCCTGCTGCCAGAAGGTTCACTATGCCGAGATTCCCACGGCGATTCG
- a CDS encoding substrate-binding domain-containing protein yields MRRSIAVVCCLSMAGVLFAGCNRPAAVAKIAVIPKSTNSTFWEMVHAGAKKGAEESHVAIDWDGPARETDTDVQIRLLSDMMAKGAVAVVIAPQDAKALAEPIRNAHKQIPVVVMDSAVDTDDYTSFVATDNKEGGRMAGREMVKLLGNDGGKVAMLRNDPGSASTMDREDGFREAIKGTKVELVAEQFHKSDAQSANRMAQDMILSHPDLAGIFASNEDGTIGAINALKTAQSQGRHIRFVGFDSTEVIADALDQKIIDALVLQDPVRMGELAVKAAAAALKGEKVEKNQPMPPTLVTQENKTQPAIQALLRPPK; encoded by the coding sequence ATGAGGCGAAGCATTGCAGTGGTTTGTTGTTTATCGATGGCAGGAGTGTTGTTTGCCGGCTGCAATCGGCCGGCGGCAGTGGCAAAAATCGCCGTCATTCCGAAATCCACCAACTCCACCTTCTGGGAAATGGTCCATGCCGGGGCCAAAAAAGGTGCCGAGGAATCGCATGTCGCCATCGATTGGGACGGCCCGGCCCGCGAGACCGACACCGACGTCCAAATCCGGCTGCTCAGCGACATGATGGCCAAGGGGGCCGTGGCCGTGGTCATCGCGCCCCAAGACGCCAAGGCCCTGGCCGAGCCGATCCGCAATGCCCACAAACAAATTCCCGTCGTGGTGATGGATTCGGCGGTCGACACCGACGACTACACGTCTTTCGTCGCCACCGACAATAAAGAGGGCGGACGCATGGCCGGCCGCGAAATGGTCAAGCTGCTCGGCAACGACGGCGGCAAAGTGGCCATGCTCCGCAACGACCCCGGCTCGGCCAGCACGATGGATCGCGAAGACGGTTTTCGCGAAGCGATCAAAGGCACGAAGGTCGAACTCGTCGCCGAGCAATTCCACAAGAGCGACGCCCAGTCGGCCAACCGCATGGCCCAAGACATGATCCTCAGCCACCCGGATCTGGCCGGCATTTTTGCCTCGAACGAAGACGGCACGATCGGCGCGATCAACGCCTTGAAAACGGCCCAATCGCAAGGCCGGCACATCCGCTTCGTCGGCTTCGATTCGACGGAAGTCATCGCCGACGCCTTGGATCAAAAAATCATCGACGCGCTGGTGCTACAAGACCCGGTGCGGATGGGCGAACTGGCCGTCAAAGCCGCCGCCGCGGCGCTCAAGGGCGAAAAAGTCGAAAAAAACCAGCCCATGCCGCCGACGCTCGTGACGCAAGAAAACAAGACCCAGCCGGCAATCCAAGCCCTGCTGCGCCCGCCGAAGTAA
- a CDS encoding HD domain-containing protein, giving the protein MPDFRSESLSYDPIHGYIPFVSGSGLPDGEIGERQIIDHPWLQRMRQIHQLQTAWWVFPAAEHTRFQHVVGVMHLASRAVAGLYESLKQVCPDVPSRGYVESLMRLAGLLHDVGHGPFGHFFDEHYLSRFGLTHETLGSVVIRDEVGDLIRRIRRNPQSRLEDGETLDPAQIALLITRPRAEDSNSVPRWLRFLRSLFSGIYTVDNMDFVLRDAYMSGYSDRAFDLDRLLRYSFFSEAGLTIHSRGVGALLRFIGVRAELFRTIYFHRTVRAIDIALAELFDASRDWLFAGNPLEHLAEYQHFTEWSLLVDVARWPDSPDARKREVGLRWRDLLSRNVHWKMICQRNLVYGAADAEAASIFSNPQFVEQAIRRLLPPEIREMRFVVDLARHVHRPHTRGPAAGQNFLFDESHQKTRPLTDDQLFRQLPVSHHICRIYAESDEHRGPLADALDQLLGPGGADDLTNV; this is encoded by the coding sequence ATGCCCGATTTTCGAAGCGAAAGCCTGAGCTACGATCCGATTCATGGCTACATCCCGTTTGTCTCGGGAAGCGGCCTGCCGGACGGAGAAATCGGCGAGCGGCAAATCATCGATCATCCCTGGCTGCAGCGGATGCGGCAGATTCACCAATTGCAAACCGCGTGGTGGGTGTTTCCGGCCGCCGAGCATACGCGGTTCCAACATGTCGTCGGAGTCATGCATCTGGCGAGCCGGGCCGTGGCGGGGCTGTATGAAAGTCTCAAGCAGGTTTGCCCCGATGTGCCCAGCCGCGGATATGTCGAGTCGCTGATGCGATTGGCCGGCCTGCTGCACGATGTGGGCCATGGGCCGTTCGGCCACTTTTTCGACGAACACTATCTTTCGCGTTTCGGCTTGACGCACGAGACGCTTGGCAGCGTCGTCATTCGCGACGAAGTCGGCGACCTGATCCGCCGCATTCGCCGCAATCCGCAAAGCCGCTTGGAAGACGGCGAAACGCTCGATCCGGCACAAATCGCCCTCTTGATCACTCGCCCGCGAGCGGAAGATTCGAACTCCGTCCCGCGGTGGCTACGGTTCTTGCGCAGCTTGTTTAGCGGCATCTACACGGTCGACAACATGGATTTCGTACTACGCGACGCCTACATGTCGGGCTATAGCGATCGGGCATTCGATCTCGACCGCTTGCTGCGCTACAGCTTTTTCAGCGAGGCTGGTTTGACGATCCATAGCCGCGGCGTCGGAGCGCTGTTGCGGTTTATCGGCGTGCGGGCCGAACTGTTTCGCACGATCTATTTCCACCGCACCGTGCGCGCGATCGACATTGCCTTGGCCGAACTTTTCGACGCCAGCCGGGATTGGCTGTTTGCAGGCAACCCGCTCGAACACCTGGCCGAATATCAGCATTTCACCGAATGGTCGCTGCTGGTCGACGTGGCCCGCTGGCCGGATTCGCCCGATGCCCGGAAGCGCGAAGTCGGCCTCCGCTGGCGCGACCTGCTCTCGCGCAACGTGCATTGGAAGATGATCTGCCAGCGGAACCTGGTCTATGGCGCGGCCGATGCTGAAGCGGCCAGCATTTTCAGCAATCCGCAATTCGTGGAACAGGCGATTCGCAGGCTGCTGCCGCCCGAAATACGCGAAATGCGCTTCGTCGTCGATCTGGCCCGGCATGTCCACCGGCCGCACACGCGCGGGCCGGCCGCCGGGCAGAACTTTTTGTTCGACGAATCGCACCAGAAAACGCGCCCGCTGACCGACGATCAGCTCTTTCGCCAGCTTCCGGTGAGCCACCATATCTGCCGCATTTACGCCGAAAGCGACGAGCATCGTGGCCCGCTGGCCGACGCGCTCGATCAACTTCTCGGCCCGGGCGGAGCCGATGATCTGACGAATGTATAG
- a CDS encoding PHB depolymerase family esterase, with protein MKLFISLLAILAVSSARAATALAPSNSMRSLKIGDETRTYLVHVPKSYNAKRPTPVVLIFHGAFTNAAVTVGFTGMNKKADEAGFIAVYPNGTGLGDAVLFWNAGQAIPAKGKTPADDVAFVGKVLDDLTKVANVDPRRIYATGMSNGGMMCYRLAAEMSDRIAAIAPVAGTMAIDNAAPKRAVPVVHFHGKADEIVHFGGITKDADRKWIKYKSVDETMKIWAKIDGCTAEPKVEKLPDSAHDGTSVTKTTYGSGNDGAEVVLYAIDGAGHTWPGHDPVVTFLGRSTKNIDADDLIWDFFRRHPMP; from the coding sequence ATGAAGCTCTTCATTTCGTTGCTCGCGATTCTGGCAGTAAGCAGCGCCCGTGCGGCTACGGCGCTGGCGCCGAGCAATTCGATGCGGTCGCTGAAGATCGGCGACGAAACGCGAACGTATTTGGTGCATGTTCCGAAGAGCTACAATGCAAAGCGGCCGACGCCCGTCGTGCTGATTTTTCACGGAGCGTTCACGAATGCCGCGGTGACCGTTGGCTTCACCGGCATGAACAAAAAGGCAGACGAAGCCGGCTTCATTGCCGTCTATCCAAATGGCACCGGCCTCGGCGATGCAGTTCTGTTTTGGAACGCGGGACAAGCGATCCCCGCGAAGGGCAAGACTCCCGCCGACGACGTGGCATTCGTCGGCAAGGTGCTCGACGATCTGACGAAAGTGGCGAATGTCGATCCGCGGCGGATTTATGCCACCGGGATGTCGAACGGCGGGATGATGTGCTACCGGCTGGCGGCCGAGATGTCGGACCGCATCGCCGCGATCGCGCCCGTCGCAGGCACCATGGCGATCGACAACGCGGCGCCGAAGCGGGCGGTGCCCGTCGTGCATTTTCACGGCAAGGCGGATGAAATCGTCCACTTTGGCGGAATAACGAAAGACGCCGACCGGAAGTGGATCAAATATAAATCGGTCGATGAAACGATGAAGATTTGGGCCAAGATTGATGGCTGCACCGCGGAGCCTAAAGTCGAGAAGCTCCCCGACTCGGCCCATGACGGGACAAGCGTCACGAAGACCACCTATGGCAGCGGCAACGACGGCGCCGAAGTAGTTCTATATGCCATCGACGGCGCCGGACACACTTGGCCGGGCCACGATCCGGTCGTGACATTCCTGGGCCGTTCGACGAAAAACATCGATGCCGACGACCTGATCTGGGATTTTTTCAGACGCCATCCGATGCCTTGA
- a CDS encoding 6-carboxytetrahydropterin synthase gives MFRVTRIIDFCYGHRLLNYDGKCKHLHGHNGRAVITLEAPSLDEQGMVLDFTDIKRVVSRWIDQRLDHQMLLHRDDPAIPALTALGEPMYLLDVNPTAENIARLIFDYAREQGFPVKDVSLWETPNCFATYDGA, from the coding sequence ATGTTTCGTGTCACGCGCATTATCGATTTCTGCTATGGCCACCGGCTGTTGAATTACGACGGCAAGTGCAAACACCTGCACGGACATAATGGCCGGGCCGTGATCACGCTCGAGGCTCCTTCGCTCGACGAGCAAGGCATGGTGCTCGATTTCACGGATATCAAACGTGTCGTGAGCCGCTGGATCGACCAGCGGCTCGATCACCAGATGCTTCTGCATCGCGACGATCCGGCCATCCCGGCCCTCACGGCGCTCGGCGAACCGATGTATTTGCTCGATGTGAATCCGACCGCCGAGAATATCGCCCGGCTGATATTCGACTATGCCCGGGAACAAGGTTTTCCGGTGAAGGACGTGAGTCTCTGGGAAACGCCGAATTGCTTCGCAACATACGACGGCGCCTAG
- a CDS encoding MFS transporter: protein MHAHSDAQRANRPRDAASSVDETSPGYKWIALSNTTLGVFMAFANTSIVLIAMPAIFQGIGVNPLAPAETNYFLWLFLGYLVVTASLLVTCGRISDLFGRVKLYNLGFLVFTVGSVLLAVTPGTGNTSALQLILYRLVQGLGAAFLFANSAAILTDAFPSHERGMAMGFNQVASIVGSLAGLILGGLLATIHWRLVFLISVPFGLFGTFWAYWKLRETARPAEHPHIDWLGNLLFATGLTIFLLAVTYGIQPYGGSPMGWTNPLVIGGIVVGLVLIAVFVVFERRTANPMFRLELFRIRMFAAGNISNFLASLARGGLQFMLIIWLQGIWLPLHGYRFAETPLWAAIYMIPLLVGFGVSGPVCGWLSDRIGSRLLTSVGMLVNVGGFIGLAMLPADFAYVPFACWLTVLGIGQGMFAAPNTAAIMNSLPAEHRGAGSGMRSTFQNAATLLSIGLFFSIVIAALAAHLPNALTEPLTKAGLPANTAAQVAHLPPTSALFAAFLGYNPMRTLVPGNVLQSLPAASRSQLLGGSFFPQLIAAPFMIGLRWAFSVSAAMCAIASIASFLRGRSPSAIAAGTRSVPTT from the coding sequence ATGCACGCTCATTCCGATGCACAACGCGCGAACCGGCCGCGCGATGCCGCAAGCTCGGTGGACGAAACCTCTCCGGGCTACAAATGGATCGCGCTGTCGAACACCACCCTCGGTGTATTCATGGCGTTCGCCAACACCAGCATCGTGTTGATCGCGATGCCGGCCATTTTTCAGGGAATTGGCGTTAATCCGCTCGCGCCGGCGGAGACAAACTATTTCCTGTGGCTATTCCTCGGCTATCTGGTGGTAACTGCCAGTTTACTGGTCACTTGCGGGCGAATTTCCGACTTGTTTGGTCGCGTGAAGCTCTACAATCTGGGGTTCCTGGTTTTCACGGTCGGCAGCGTGTTGCTGGCTGTCACGCCGGGCACCGGCAACACGTCTGCACTGCAATTGATCCTCTACCGGCTTGTCCAGGGCTTGGGGGCCGCGTTTCTTTTCGCCAATAGCGCGGCCATTCTCACCGACGCCTTTCCGTCGCATGAGCGCGGCATGGCGATGGGATTCAACCAAGTGGCGTCGATTGTCGGTTCGCTTGCGGGCCTGATCCTGGGCGGCCTGCTGGCAACCATCCATTGGCGGCTGGTGTTTTTGATCAGCGTGCCGTTCGGGCTATTCGGAACTTTCTGGGCCTATTGGAAGCTCCGCGAAACAGCTCGCCCGGCCGAGCATCCGCACATCGATTGGTTGGGGAACCTGCTGTTCGCCACGGGCCTGACGATTTTCCTTCTTGCGGTGACATACGGCATTCAGCCCTACGGCGGCTCGCCAATGGGTTGGACCAATCCGCTGGTGATCGGCGGGATCGTGGTCGGGCTCGTGCTGATCGCGGTGTTCGTGGTGTTCGAGCGACGGACGGCGAATCCGATGTTTCGGCTCGAGTTGTTTCGAATTCGCATGTTTGCCGCCGGCAATATCAGCAACTTTCTGGCGTCGCTTGCCCGCGGCGGCTTGCAATTCATGCTCATCATCTGGCTGCAAGGCATTTGGCTACCGCTGCATGGATACCGCTTTGCGGAAACGCCGCTGTGGGCTGCGATCTACATGATTCCGCTGCTGGTCGGCTTCGGCGTGTCGGGACCGGTGTGCGGATGGCTTTCGGATCGGATTGGTTCGCGCTTGCTGACGAGCGTCGGCATGCTGGTGAATGTCGGTGGATTTATCGGCCTGGCGATGTTGCCGGCCGATTTTGCCTACGTTCCGTTCGCCTGCTGGCTCACGGTTTTGGGCATCGGGCAGGGGATGTTTGCCGCGCCCAACACGGCTGCCATCATGAACAGCCTGCCCGCCGAACACCGCGGCGCCGGCTCGGGCATGCGGTCGACGTTTCAAAACGCGGCAACGCTGCTGAGCATCGGGCTTTTCTTTAGCATCGTCATCGCCGCGCTGGCCGCCCATTTGCCGAACGCCCTCACGGAGCCGCTCACGAAGGCCGGCCTCCCGGCCAACACCGCTGCCCAGGTGGCGCACTTGCCACCGACATCGGCGTTGTTCGCGGCGTTCCTGGGCTATAACCCGATGCGCACCCTCGTGCCCGGCAATGTATTGCAGAGCCTTCCGGCTGCATCGCGAAGCCAACTGCTCGGCGGCAGTTTTTTTCCGCAATTGATTGCGGCGCCCTTCATGATCGGCCTGCGATGGGCGTTCTCAGTGTCGGCCGCGATGTGCGCGATCGCGTCGATCGCTTCGTTTCTGCGCGGGCGAAGCCCGTCTGCGATCGCCGCCGGCACACGGAGTGTGCCTACTACGTAG